One Desulfocurvibacter africanus subsp. africanus DSM 2603 DNA segment encodes these proteins:
- the rpiA gene encoding ribose-5-phosphate isomerase RpiA yields the protein MRVVGPEDKYKRLAAEMAVERVSDGMVVGLGHGSTAAYAVLRMAVLLRDGSLKDVLGVPCSRRVEEEARRLAIPLATLDARPSLDLVIDGADEIDPGLDCIKGKGGALLREKIVAQASMRRIIVADASKCSARLGEKASLPVEVLPFALVPERRFLESLGGKIKLRPGPDGRPFVTAQGNFILDWSQPPLDNPRELARKLESRAGIMAHGLFLDIVDEVIVAGPQGLRLLRRAERSSPSQGNHALA from the coding sequence ATGAGGGTTGTCGGGCCCGAAGACAAATACAAGCGGCTTGCCGCCGAAATGGCCGTGGAACGCGTGAGCGACGGGATGGTCGTGGGCCTGGGCCACGGGTCCACTGCTGCCTATGCCGTGCTGCGCATGGCCGTGCTGCTGCGTGACGGGAGCCTCAAGGACGTGCTCGGCGTGCCCTGCTCGCGTCGCGTCGAGGAAGAGGCCCGGCGGCTGGCCATCCCCCTGGCTACCCTTGACGCCCGGCCCAGCTTGGACCTGGTCATCGACGGAGCCGACGAGATCGATCCCGGACTCGACTGCATCAAGGGCAAAGGCGGCGCATTGCTGCGCGAGAAGATCGTGGCCCAGGCCTCCATGCGCAGGATCATCGTGGCCGACGCTTCCAAATGCTCCGCTAGGCTGGGCGAGAAGGCTTCCTTGCCGGTGGAGGTGCTGCCCTTCGCGCTCGTCCCCGAGCGCCGTTTCCTGGAAAGTCTGGGCGGAAAAATCAAGCTGCGGCCAGGTCCGGACGGCAGGCCCTTTGTCACGGCCCAGGGCAACTTCATCCTGGACTGGAGCCAGCCTCCGCTGGACAACCCGCGCGAGTTGGCCCGCAAGCTGGAGTCCAGGGCCGGCATCATGGCCCACGGACTCTTCCTGGATATCGTCGACGAAGTGATCGTGGCCGGGCCGCAAGGCCTGCGCTTACTCAGGCGGGCGGAGCGGTCAAGCCCGTCTCAAGGCAACCATGCGCTGGCGTAA
- a CDS encoding DNA topoisomerase IB → MAQSSYELERNHPEAKEVLRFSSDQEPGLRRVRKGKGFAFFDSEGRLVTDQEIKAAIRLLAIPPAWTDVWICADRKGHIQATGRDARGRKQYLYHSAWTEERSRTKFRELAAFARVLPDLRRAVDRDLSRPGLPRRKVLALVIKLMEETMVRVGNPEYAQRNKTYGLTTLRDGHLDESCFPLCLRFPAKGGRERQVRVASRKLAALVRRCQELPGQHLFAYEDGQGVHAVGSRDVNEYLREVGGPSVTAKVFRTWGATVLAARELSAMEPPASQTDGKHNVAAAMRKVAARLGNTPAVARASYVHPAVVSAFLHGRLCVNADAMYAHGNAGLLPAEVAVARLLASREDRRNDADAQGGEPCPMQSGKEP, encoded by the coding sequence ATGGCCCAATCCAGTTACGAACTCGAGCGCAACCATCCAGAGGCAAAGGAAGTCCTGCGGTTCTCTTCGGATCAGGAGCCAGGCTTGCGCCGCGTGCGCAAAGGCAAGGGCTTCGCCTTTTTCGACAGCGAGGGCAGGCTGGTGACCGACCAAGAAATAAAAGCGGCCATCCGTTTGCTGGCTATCCCACCTGCCTGGACCGACGTGTGGATTTGCGCGGATCGCAAGGGGCATATCCAGGCCACGGGCCGTGATGCGCGTGGCCGCAAGCAGTACCTGTATCATTCCGCCTGGACCGAGGAGCGCAGCCGCACCAAGTTCCGCGAACTGGCAGCCTTTGCCCGCGTCTTGCCGGACCTTCGGCGCGCCGTGGACCGCGATCTTTCTCGGCCTGGCCTGCCGCGACGCAAGGTTCTGGCTCTGGTGATCAAGCTCATGGAGGAGACCATGGTCCGCGTGGGCAACCCGGAGTACGCGCAGAGAAACAAGACGTATGGATTGACGACCCTGCGCGACGGTCACCTAGACGAGAGCTGCTTTCCGCTGTGTCTGCGCTTTCCGGCCAAGGGCGGCCGGGAACGGCAGGTGCGCGTGGCGAGCCGCAAGCTCGCCGCCCTGGTGCGGCGCTGCCAGGAATTGCCGGGTCAGCATCTCTTCGCCTACGAGGACGGGCAGGGCGTGCATGCGGTGGGCTCCCGGGACGTGAACGAGTACCTGCGCGAGGTCGGCGGGCCCAGCGTCACAGCCAAAGTTTTCCGCACGTGGGGCGCAACGGTATTGGCCGCGCGCGAGTTGTCGGCCATGGAGCCGCCAGCGAGCCAGACCGACGGCAAGCACAATGTCGCGGCGGCCATGCGCAAGGTCGCCGCCAGACTGGGCAACACGCCGGCAGTCGCCCGAGCATCCTATGTGCATCCAGCAGTGGTGAGCGCTTTTCTGCATGGGCGGCTTTGCGTGAACGCCGATGCGATGTATGCTCACGGCAATGCCGGGCTCTTGCCCGCGGAAGTGGCCGTGGCGCGCCTGCTCGCGAGCAGGGAGGACCGGCGTAACGATGCCGATGCGCAAGGAGGCGAGCCATGCCCCATGCAGTCTGGAAAGGAGCCCTGA
- the msrP gene encoding protein-methionine-sulfoxide reductase catalytic subunit MsrP, protein MRWRKSSISLPSADPTPEEIFRCRRTLLKAMGLGGMAGTLGPLLAACDLWGRETRQVEDTLVELRTLKAVPNQTFGPDQLGQPLTERRATAVVNNFYEFTTGKDVWRYVEDFVARPWRFEVSGLVERPVTFDVADILAGKALGELEERLYRFRCVEAWAMNVPWIGVPFRRVIEAARPKPEAKYVRLISFLQPEKAPGQQSGAPYLRLWPYFEGLTLPEALNETAFLAVGMYGHELPKQSGAPVRLVLPWKYGYKGPKSITRIELTAERPPTFWNALAPDEYDFWSNVDPNTPHPRWSQATERMLGTGERRPTLPFNGYGKFVAGLYAGLGKNDPRYGFGLNA, encoded by the coding sequence ATGCGCTGGCGTAAAAGCAGCATCTCCCTGCCGTCCGCCGACCCCACGCCGGAGGAGATCTTCCGTTGCCGGCGCACGCTGCTCAAGGCCATGGGCCTGGGCGGCATGGCCGGTACCCTCGGCCCGCTGCTGGCCGCCTGCGACCTGTGGGGCCGCGAAACGCGCCAGGTGGAGGATACCCTCGTCGAGCTGCGCACGCTCAAGGCCGTGCCGAACCAAACCTTCGGTCCGGATCAGTTGGGACAGCCCTTGACCGAACGGCGCGCCACAGCCGTGGTTAACAACTTCTACGAGTTCACCACGGGCAAGGATGTCTGGCGCTACGTCGAGGATTTCGTGGCCAGGCCCTGGCGCTTCGAGGTCAGCGGGCTCGTGGAGCGGCCCGTGACATTCGACGTAGCGGACATCCTCGCCGGCAAGGCCCTGGGCGAGTTGGAAGAGCGGCTGTACCGATTCCGCTGCGTGGAGGCCTGGGCCATGAACGTGCCCTGGATCGGCGTGCCCTTCCGTCGCGTGATCGAAGCGGCGCGGCCCAAGCCGGAAGCCAAATACGTTCGCCTAATCTCCTTCCTGCAGCCCGAGAAGGCTCCCGGCCAACAATCCGGAGCGCCCTACCTGCGGCTCTGGCCCTATTTCGAGGGTCTGACCCTGCCCGAAGCCCTGAACGAGACGGCCTTCCTGGCCGTGGGCATGTACGGCCACGAACTGCCCAAGCAGAGCGGCGCACCCGTGCGCCTCGTGCTGCCCTGGAAGTACGGCTACAAGGGCCCCAAATCCATCACACGCATCGAACTAACGGCCGAGCGGCCGCCGACTTTCTGGAACGCGCTCGCGCCGGACGAGTACGATTTCTGGTCCAACGTCGACCCCAACACGCCCCACCCGCGCTGGTCACAGGCCACGGAACGCATGCTCGGCACGGGCGAACGCCGCCCGACCCTGCCCTTCAACGGCTATGGCAAGTTCGTGGCTGGATTGTATGCCGGGTTGGGCAAAAACGATCCGCGTTACGGCTTCGGCCTGAACGCATAG
- a CDS encoding flavodoxin domain-containing protein: MAKALIVFGSETGNTKAGADLIAQVLEGKGVTVEIQDVREVNADVLSRPYDLAILGVSTWGAIDEEVQQDFESFYDGMADIDLHGRRMAVFGSGDQGYDKFAKAVDFVEQRARKQGAEVVTTSLKYHLHPKDSAERVKAWAEKLATKLQ, translated from the coding sequence ATGGCAAAGGCTCTCATCGTGTTCGGCAGCGAGACAGGCAACACCAAAGCGGGTGCGGACCTGATCGCCCAGGTTCTGGAAGGCAAAGGCGTGACCGTGGAGATCCAGGACGTGCGCGAAGTGAACGCCGACGTGTTGTCGAGGCCTTATGACCTGGCCATACTGGGCGTATCGACCTGGGGCGCCATAGACGAAGAGGTCCAGCAGGACTTCGAGTCCTTCTACGACGGCATGGCCGACATCGACCTGCACGGCAGGCGCATGGCTGTCTTCGGCAGCGGCGACCAGGGTTACGACAAGTTCGCCAAGGCCGTCGATTTCGTGGAGCAGCGCGCCAGGAAACAAGGCGCCGAGGTTGTCACGACGAGCCTCAAGTACCACCTGCACCCCAAGGATTCAGCCGAGCGCGTCAAGGCATGGGCCGAGAAGCTGGCCACGAAGCTCCAGTAG
- a CDS encoding Ku protein: protein MPHAVWKGALTFGLLNIPVALYPAERSSDLRFTLLDSRDQARVRYRRVNEDTGREVSWNQIVKAYEYEGGNYVLLTKEDFEKVRVETTRSVEIVAFVSAGDIAPVYFERPYFLEPGEGSEKVYVLLRETLVRTGKAGIAKVVIHEREHLAALLPYGQALLLNLLRFKQELRNQAELRLPGAAAQYKISDRELHMAQTLVEAMAEAWRPEQYHDEYRDKLMAWIEEKAETGAVAPMPEVEEPAAAGKVVDMMDLLRRSVEQTRAKQEAEEAEHARGRRRRAAG from the coding sequence ATGCCCCATGCAGTCTGGAAAGGAGCCCTGACCTTCGGCCTGCTGAATATCCCGGTTGCCTTGTATCCGGCCGAGCGCAGCTCGGATTTGCGTTTCACGCTCCTGGACAGCCGCGACCAGGCACGGGTGCGCTACCGGCGGGTCAACGAGGACACGGGCCGCGAGGTATCCTGGAATCAGATCGTCAAAGCCTACGAGTACGAAGGCGGCAACTACGTGCTGCTGACCAAGGAGGACTTCGAGAAGGTCAGGGTGGAGACCACGCGCAGCGTGGAGATCGTGGCCTTCGTCAGTGCCGGGGACATCGCGCCGGTATATTTCGAGCGGCCCTATTTCCTGGAGCCGGGTGAAGGCAGCGAGAAGGTCTACGTGCTCCTGCGTGAAACCCTGGTGCGCACGGGCAAGGCAGGCATCGCCAAGGTGGTCATCCATGAGCGGGAACATTTGGCGGCGCTCCTTCCCTACGGTCAGGCCCTCTTGCTCAACCTGCTGCGCTTCAAGCAGGAATTGCGCAACCAGGCCGAGCTGCGCCTGCCGGGCGCGGCGGCCCAGTACAAGATTTCGGACCGTGAGCTGCATATGGCCCAGACGCTGGTGGAGGCCATGGCCGAAGCCTGGAGGCCCGAACAGTATCACGACGAATACCGCGACAAACTCATGGCCTGGATCGAGGAGAAGGCCGAGACCGGCGCCGTGGCGCCCATGCCCGAAGTAGAGGAGCCGGCGGCCGCGGGCAAAGTCGTGGATATGATGGACCTGCTGCGGCGAAGCGTTGAGCAGACCCGCGCCAAGCAGGAGGCTGAGGAAGCCGAGCACGCCAGGGGACGGCGCAGGCGGGCTGCGGGGTAG
- the ligD gene encoding DNA ligase D produces the protein MARLSEYWRKRDFSRTPEPSGRGPEPESGRGFVIHKHKARRLHYDLRLELDGVLLSWAVPRGPSLDPGQKRLAVRVEDHPVEYGSFEGVIPQGEYGGGTVMLWDRGVWEPEGDPHEGLRQGKLHFRLRGEKLSGGWILAHMSGKRAKENDWLLIKVRDEQANPRLDIETDRPESAVTGRTLAQIASSADRVWSGAGEHASGTDSRRDVRDRERTGAEAEGVTIGTLDGDVRARIAGNVGPAPPAAVEYADTQPLPPPAQGQARPETLTIKNKTAESPRSPGLPDFAAMPGARPGPMPEQIRPQLATLVDSPPAGEQWLHEIKFDGYRLLLIIDNGKARLMTRGGQDWTHRFPELARAAGGLTLRRAVLDGEAVVLDERGRPDFQALQNVLKGLSGGTLAMYLFDMPYAEGQDLSGCALIERKEALRSVLGAIGQIPSPLRFSDHIVGKGKLVLENACQMGLEGIVSKRADAHYEPRRAPTWLKSKCGQRQEVVVAGWTDPKGQRTGFGALLVGVHDRQGRLIYAGKVGTGYDTQVLGDLSGRLAGLATDDAAFADMHRVGSLADVHWVRPELVAEVDFAGWTRDGIMRHPSFKGLREDKPPIEVVRENPMEPKARESMRKQHVPAKTGRAKGAIKLTHPRKVLVPYTGLTKAGLADYYREVAGFMLPHVVGRPLSLVRCPGGLGEGCFFQRHPAGGVPHGVQGVRVLEKGHERTWLSVSDLDGLLALVQLGVLEIHCWGARNEDLERPDRLVFDLDPGEDVEPARVTAAVLDLREFLEGLGLTGFAKATGGKGFHIVLPLQRKPGWQELREFARAVAEELAVRKPGEFVSVAGKARRSGRIYIDWLRNARGASSIAPYSTRARPGAPVAVPLTWEELAAGIAPNSFDIQAVRRRVASLRADPWEGFFGLRQGLSASMWRALGRKRPVE, from the coding sequence ATGGCCAGGCTCAGCGAATACTGGCGCAAGCGGGATTTTTCGCGCACGCCCGAGCCTTCGGGGCGAGGACCGGAGCCCGAGTCGGGCCGCGGGTTCGTGATCCACAAGCACAAGGCGCGCAGGCTGCACTACGACCTGCGCCTGGAACTGGATGGCGTGCTCCTGTCCTGGGCCGTGCCGCGCGGACCGAGCCTCGATCCTGGCCAAAAACGGCTGGCGGTGCGTGTGGAAGACCATCCCGTGGAGTATGGGAGCTTCGAGGGCGTCATTCCGCAGGGCGAGTACGGCGGCGGCACGGTCATGCTCTGGGACCGTGGCGTTTGGGAGCCCGAGGGCGACCCGCACGAAGGTCTGCGCCAGGGCAAGCTGCACTTCCGGCTGCGGGGCGAAAAGCTTTCGGGCGGCTGGATTCTGGCGCACATGAGCGGCAAGCGGGCCAAGGAGAATGATTGGCTGCTCATCAAGGTCCGCGACGAGCAGGCTAACCCACGGCTCGATATAGAAACCGACCGGCCCGAGAGTGCGGTCACGGGCAGGACCCTTGCGCAGATAGCCTCGTCGGCCGATCGCGTGTGGAGCGGCGCGGGCGAACATGCGTCTGGTACCGATTCTCGTCGAGATGTTCGTGACCGGGAACGGACCGGAGCTGAAGCCGAAGGCGTGACCATCGGCACTCTCGACGGCGACGTGCGGGCCAGGATCGCCGGAAATGTCGGACCTGCGCCGCCGGCGGCCGTCGAATACGCCGACACACAGCCATTGCCTCCACCAGCGCAGGGCCAAGCACGGCCCGAAACCCTCACGATAAAAAACAAGACAGCGGAGTCCCCGCGCTCCCCCGGCCTGCCCGATTTCGCGGCCATGCCCGGCGCGCGACCCGGCCCCATGCCCGAGCAGATCCGGCCGCAACTGGCCACGCTCGTGGACTCTCCTCCCGCCGGGGAGCAGTGGCTGCACGAAATCAAGTTCGACGGATACCGGCTGCTGCTGATCATCGATAACGGCAAGGCGCGGCTCATGACTCGTGGCGGCCAGGACTGGACCCACCGTTTTCCCGAACTGGCTAGGGCCGCCGGGGGCCTGACCCTGCGGCGGGCCGTGCTGGACGGCGAGGCCGTGGTGCTCGACGAGCGCGGCCGTCCGGATTTCCAGGCCTTGCAGAACGTGCTCAAGGGGCTGAGCGGGGGCACGCTGGCCATGTACCTCTTCGATATGCCCTATGCCGAGGGCCAGGACCTGTCAGGCTGCGCGCTCATCGAACGCAAGGAGGCCCTGCGGTCCGTGCTGGGCGCGATAGGTCAGATACCTTCACCCTTGCGATTCTCGGACCATATCGTCGGCAAAGGGAAACTTGTGCTGGAGAATGCCTGCCAGATGGGTCTGGAGGGCATCGTGAGCAAGCGCGCCGACGCGCACTACGAGCCCAGGCGCGCGCCCACCTGGCTCAAAAGCAAATGCGGCCAGCGCCAGGAAGTGGTCGTAGCAGGCTGGACCGATCCCAAGGGCCAGCGCACGGGCTTCGGTGCTCTGCTCGTGGGCGTGCATGACAGGCAAGGCCGCCTGATCTATGCCGGCAAGGTAGGCACCGGCTATGACACACAGGTGCTTGGCGATCTGTCAGGTCGTCTGGCCGGTTTGGCGACTGATGATGCGGCCTTTGCCGACATGCATCGTGTAGGTTCGCTGGCGGATGTGCATTGGGTGCGGCCGGAACTGGTGGCCGAGGTGGACTTCGCCGGCTGGACCCGCGACGGCATCATGCGCCATCCGTCATTCAAGGGCCTGCGCGAGGACAAGCCGCCAATCGAGGTGGTGCGCGAGAACCCGATGGAGCCCAAGGCTCGCGAGTCCATGCGCAAACAGCATGTTCCGGCCAAGACCGGCAGGGCCAAGGGGGCGATCAAGCTGACGCATCCGCGCAAGGTGCTCGTCCCGTACACGGGCCTGACCAAGGCAGGGCTGGCGGACTACTACCGCGAGGTCGCCGGGTTCATGCTCCCGCACGTTGTCGGCCGGCCCTTGAGCCTCGTGCGATGTCCCGGCGGTCTGGGCGAGGGCTGTTTCTTTCAGCGCCACCCGGCGGGCGGAGTGCCGCACGGTGTGCAAGGCGTGCGCGTGCTGGAAAAAGGCCACGAGCGCACCTGGCTGAGCGTGTCGGATTTGGACGGGCTGCTTGCGCTGGTGCAGCTCGGCGTGCTGGAGATTCACTGCTGGGGCGCGCGCAACGAGGATTTGGAACGGCCTGATCGGCTGGTTTTCGACCTGGACCCCGGCGAGGACGTGGAGCCGGCGCGCGTGACCGCAGCTGTCCTGGATCTGCGCGAGTTCCTGGAGGGGCTTGGGCTCACGGGCTTTGCCAAGGCCACGGGCGGCAAGGGCTTTCACATCGTGCTGCCGCTGCAGCGCAAGCCCGGTTGGCAAGAGCTGCGTGAATTCGCGCGCGCCGTGGCCGAGGAATTAGCCGTGCGCAAGCCGGGCGAGTTCGTCTCCGTGGCAGGCAAGGCCCGCCGGAGCGGCAGGATCTATATCGACTGGCTGCGCAACGCTCGAGGCGCGAGCAGCATCGCGCCGTACTCCACGCGGGCCAGGCCGGGTGCGCCGGTGGCCGTGCCGTTGACTTGGGAGGAACTGGCCGCCGGCATCGCGCCGAATTCGTTTGATATCCAGGCCGTGCGCCGCCGCGTGGCAAGTTTACGGGCTGATCCCTGGGAGGGCTTCTTCGGCTTGCGCCAGGGGCTTAGCGCGTCCATGTGGCGCGCGCTGGGCCGCAAGCGGCCAGTGGAGTAG
- the tal gene encoding transaldolase — MSTLTELAHLGQSVWLDFIRRSFLVSGELQRLMELGVTGVTSNPTIFQKAIAESDDYVAALEKLAGRCQTVMDVYEALAVEDIRTAADVLLPVFQTTGGADGFVSLEVNPHLAHDTKGTVSEALRLFEQVDRPNVMIKVPATDEGIPALARLIADGVNVNATLIFSLAHYEAIVDAYISGLEKLAGSGGDVSRVASVASFFLSRVDAAVDQRLKANGNTELLGLAAVTNARLAYIRFGEIFSGERWERLAAQGARVQRPLWASTSTKDPDYPDTKYVDELIGPQTVNTMPPATLQAFLNHGKPEQTLLTGQTEKTKLAGTLDRLAAQGINLDQITDDLQSKGVASFAKSFDMLLASIKKRCAEVAAA; from the coding sequence ATGAGCACACTGACAGAACTCGCCCATCTCGGGCAATCCGTGTGGCTGGATTTCATCCGCCGCTCCTTTCTCGTAAGCGGTGAACTGCAACGACTCATGGAGCTGGGAGTTACCGGCGTGACCTCAAATCCAACCATTTTCCAGAAGGCTATTGCGGAAAGCGACGATTACGTGGCGGCTCTGGAAAAGCTGGCCGGACGCTGCCAAACGGTCATGGACGTCTACGAGGCCCTGGCCGTGGAGGACATCCGCACGGCCGCGGACGTCCTGCTGCCCGTATTCCAGACCACCGGCGGCGCCGACGGCTTCGTGAGCCTGGAGGTCAACCCGCACCTGGCCCACGACACCAAGGGCACCGTGAGCGAGGCCTTGCGCCTGTTCGAGCAGGTGGACCGGCCGAACGTCATGATCAAGGTTCCGGCCACGGACGAAGGCATACCGGCCCTGGCACGGCTCATCGCCGACGGCGTGAACGTGAACGCCACGTTGATATTCTCCTTGGCCCACTACGAGGCCATCGTCGACGCCTATATCTCCGGGTTGGAGAAGCTGGCCGGATCGGGCGGCGACGTGAGCCGCGTGGCCTCGGTAGCCTCGTTTTTCCTGTCGCGCGTGGACGCGGCCGTGGACCAAAGGCTCAAGGCGAACGGCAATACCGAGCTGCTGGGCTTGGCCGCCGTGACCAACGCCCGGCTGGCCTACATCCGCTTCGGCGAAATCTTCAGCGGCGAGCGCTGGGAACGGCTGGCCGCTCAAGGCGCGCGCGTGCAGCGGCCCCTGTGGGCTTCGACCTCCACCAAGGACCCGGACTACCCGGATACCAAATACGTGGATGAACTCATCGGCCCGCAGACAGTGAACACCATGCCTCCCGCCACTTTGCAGGCCTTCCTCAACCACGGCAAACCAGAACAAACACTGCTCACGGGCCAAACCGAGAAGACCAAGCTGGCCGGCACCCTGGACCGCCTGGCCGCGCAGGGAATCAATCTGGACCAGATCACCGACGACCTGCAGTCCAAGGGCGTAGCCTCCTTCGCCAAGTCCTTCGACATGCTGCTGGCGTCCATCAAGAAGCGTTGCGCGGAGGTCGCGGCGGCATGA
- a CDS encoding transketolase: MNDNSGISHLAALSLRVRHAILACSTRAGSGHPTSSLSAVELMTALMFGGFFNYDPLRPDYAGNDRLIFSKGHASPLFYSLWHMAGQIDEAELMTFREFGSRLEGHPTPALPFTEAATGSLGQGLSIGLGMALNARHLDKLPCRSFVLLGDSEMAEGSVWEAMEIAAHYKLDNLVGILDVNRLGQRGETLHGHDIAAWARKAEAFGWRAIPVEDGHDLRQVLAAYEQALNLGVSGAASGKPVMIVARTIKGKGVAAIEDKPDWHGKPLPTEAYKMALELLGEADPHVRGELAPPPQIQIARSEPTPVPDIAYAPDKPVATRKAYGQALARLAPAFPDMVALDGEVSNSTYAELFAKAHPGRFFEMYVAEQNMVGAAVGLAGRGKIPFVSSFAAFLTRAADQIRMARYSEANLKLCGSHAGISIGQDGASQMGLEDLALFRAVLDCVVLYPADAVSCERLVEAMARHEGMAYLRTTRMATPILYGPGEDFPLGGCKILRRSDKDVCTIVAAGITLHEALAAADMLAAESIPVRVIDLYSIKPVDAVTLQVAARETGALVTVEDHYPEGGLGEAVLAALADTPVPVRMLAVRKLPRSGRPAELLDYAHISRKHIASNVKDMLS, encoded by the coding sequence ATGAACGATAACTCAGGCATTTCCCATCTGGCCGCGCTGTCGTTGCGCGTCCGCCACGCCATCCTGGCCTGCTCCACACGCGCCGGGTCGGGGCACCCCACATCCTCTCTGTCGGCCGTGGAGCTCATGACCGCCCTCATGTTCGGAGGCTTCTTCAATTATGACCCGCTCCGGCCGGACTACGCGGGCAACGACCGGCTAATCTTCTCCAAGGGCCACGCCTCGCCTCTGTTCTATTCCCTGTGGCACATGGCTGGGCAGATCGACGAGGCCGAGCTCATGACCTTCCGCGAATTCGGCAGCCGCCTGGAGGGCCACCCCACGCCAGCCCTGCCCTTCACCGAGGCGGCCACGGGTTCCTTGGGCCAGGGACTGTCCATTGGCCTGGGCATGGCCTTGAACGCCAGGCACCTGGACAAGCTCCCCTGCCGCAGCTTCGTGCTGCTGGGCGACAGCGAGATGGCCGAGGGCAGCGTGTGGGAAGCCATGGAGATCGCCGCACACTACAAGCTCGACAACCTGGTGGGCATCCTGGACGTGAACCGTCTGGGCCAACGTGGCGAGACCTTGCACGGCCACGACATCGCTGCTTGGGCGCGCAAGGCCGAGGCCTTCGGCTGGCGGGCGATCCCGGTCGAAGACGGCCACGACCTGCGGCAGGTGCTGGCGGCCTACGAACAGGCTCTGAATCTTGGCGTATCCGGAGCTGCGAGCGGCAAGCCGGTCATGATCGTGGCCCGCACCATCAAAGGCAAGGGCGTGGCGGCCATCGAGGACAAGCCCGACTGGCACGGCAAGCCTCTGCCGACCGAAGCGTACAAGATGGCCCTCGAACTGCTCGGCGAGGCGGACCCGCACGTTCGCGGCGAGCTGGCTCCGCCGCCACAAATCCAGATCGCCCGGAGCGAGCCCACGCCGGTGCCCGATATTGCCTATGCTCCGGACAAGCCCGTGGCCACGCGCAAAGCCTACGGCCAGGCCCTGGCCCGGCTTGCGCCGGCCTTTCCGGATATGGTCGCCCTGGATGGCGAGGTGAGCAACTCCACCTATGCAGAACTGTTCGCCAAGGCGCACCCGGGACGCTTCTTCGAGATGTACGTGGCCGAGCAGAACATGGTCGGCGCGGCCGTTGGGCTGGCCGGGCGCGGCAAGATCCCCTTCGTGTCCAGCTTCGCGGCCTTCCTGACCCGCGCAGCGGACCAGATTCGCATGGCTCGCTACTCCGAGGCCAACCTGAAGCTCTGCGGCTCGCACGCCGGCATATCCATCGGCCAGGACGGCGCATCACAGATGGGCCTGGAGGACCTGGCCCTATTCCGCGCTGTGCTGGATTGCGTCGTTCTCTACCCTGCCGACGCCGTGAGCTGCGAACGGCTAGTCGAGGCCATGGCTCGCCATGAGGGCATGGCCTATCTGCGCACCACGCGCATGGCCACGCCCATTCTGTACGGGCCGGGCGAAGACTTTCCCCTCGGCGGCTGCAAAATCCTGCGCCGGAGCGACAAGGACGTCTGCACCATCGTGGCCGCGGGCATCACCCTTCACGAGGCTCTGGCCGCGGCCGACATGCTGGCCGCCGAATCCATCCCCGTGCGGGTGATCGACCTCTACAGCATCAAACCCGTGGACGCCGTGACGCTACAGGTCGCGGCCCGTGAAACCGGAGCGCTGGTCACAGTCGAGGATCACTATCCCGAAGGCGGCCTGGGCGAAGCCGTGCTGGCCGCTCTTGCCGATACGCCCGTGCCGGTGCGCATGCTGGCCGTGCGCAAGCTGCCACGTAGCGGTAGGCCGGCGGAACTGTTGGACTATGCGCATATATCCCGAAAACATATAGCCTCGAACGTAAAAGATATGTTAAGTTGA
- the trxC gene encoding thioredoxin TrxC, with the protein MSEGLIVPCPKCGAKNRINPARLDEAVCGKCKTPIMDGKPLAVDAAGFETHVLQSAVPVVVDFWAPWCSPCRMMAPAFEQAAADLRSVRFVKLDTQAEPALASRNGIQSIPTMALFRGGRETARVSGAMNAVQIVSWVRQNLS; encoded by the coding sequence ATGAGCGAGGGACTCATCGTGCCCTGCCCCAAGTGCGGCGCCAAGAACAGGATCAACCCAGCGCGCCTGGACGAGGCTGTCTGCGGCAAATGCAAGACGCCCATCATGGACGGCAAGCCCCTGGCCGTGGATGCGGCGGGGTTCGAAACCCACGTGCTGCAAAGCGCGGTTCCGGTAGTGGTGGATTTCTGGGCGCCCTGGTGCAGCCCGTGCCGCATGATGGCCCCGGCCTTCGAGCAAGCCGCGGCCGACTTGCGCAGCGTGCGCTTCGTCAAGCTGGACACCCAGGCCGAGCCGGCGCTGGCCTCGCGCAACGGGATTCAATCCATCCCGACCATGGCTCTGTTCCGGGGCGGCCGCGAGACAGCCCGCGTAAGCGGAGCCATGAACGCAGTGCAGATCGTGAGTTGGGTGCGACAGAATCTGAGCTAG